One Poecilia reticulata strain Guanapo linkage group LG19, Guppy_female_1.0+MT, whole genome shotgun sequence genomic window carries:
- the med1 gene encoding mediator of RNA polymerase II transcription subunit 1 isoform X2: MAAGPGVSMQSGSPARELSISVQQGSSQTFGERIKTEDVTAEKQSRMAALLERLHAKHNASRPWEGTINVVRQAMEKRSVMNEAGHQLLLNCLETLQRALKVSSLPSMTDRLESIARQNMLGSHLSTTKTECYITSDMFYVEVQLDTGGQLVDVKVAHQGENPTSCSELIQHLSEKNFEAFSKHLKGLVDLYRLPGDNKLKTKMYIALQSLELDLTKMMTMFRLATNATTVETILHGSVGLLTSRSGGNLVSLQCYVSPYDIFEVETGSTDNNVPRSLGVSVSVTIEGTSAVYKLPIAPLITGSHPVDNKGTPSFSTVSNSNSVDLPACFFLKMNRPMPFSLSFIQRLGNATSIPVFETPPPLSLLYQLIVQSQLQLLEEGSATPATLNNMHFYSILPDQHHCYFLNGDAPVQDGHSLQGAMVSKIPFRHPAQVPLLLDIIRHQAAYNTLIGSCVKRTSVKEDSAGLLQFEVCPLTDSSFSVSFQHPVNESLVCVVMEVIDSRQVSCHLYKGPSDALICTDEFITKVVTRCMSIPVTMRAIRRKAETIQADTPALSLIAQTVETMVKNNPPPSGSPPYKMVGGDGTNPMGLPGLTGGNTPTGGGPPGGPNFAGPITSLFGMPRAERQAQGECLTPGGVTGQQPLPQQQQVHSDDYSKVTQNPILTSLLQITGNVGSSPSSQNAPQPHQTPPPTSSPASNTKSHPMLMNLLKDNPTQDFAALYSSSPLERQNSSSGSPRTDSMGGACPSGNTKGKKKRPRGPEKGGVLPGVGAGGGLGMKPQPGSSMPQHLQHHSVSHEDDFHRKLLSMDVDASQNSIFDVNLAGDSLDAHHSITPTLSQCGTPPPGSGMAYSQPHVQTQQQQPGSVPPRIVRLPSSDSIGPDITEILQELPEQTGKGSGGSHGQPEDGGPLGTPIRDSSSSGQGSAVFDSADIFNTNSNENPFTDAADLIAEAAATAATPNSDSSSTNFFPDASDFNPDLLTSGHGFSQSYFDDSSPSADGDMDLVKGFGGGSQQNTPSGTPQNPQHGQSTPEPSLKDPFDMGIVFGGNSGGGKPLLGQAPDLIDTHSGGSQSPLMMGLGGACSDFKTTEPKVKPGLIRPKDENGGNGGSGSGMGSSSAEGKQIKRSRTPSSEGKSKDKPPKRKKLDPDGKSPSHSSGGRPYTPPSGGSGSGGSISGGGSKSPGSSGRSQTPPGGATPPIPKITIQIPKGTITGGKTSSHSGYTSSSSATSSTGGVGGTSSSSKSHHSHSSSSGKIKSKEGSMAQSSSSKPGGSGGGGGQSQMKGSSQGMGVGKPGSSPITKHGLSGPGGTGGGMGSGSKIKPQGGKPPGSLMNPNIKPNISPSHSRSSSSGDKLSSPMKMQQSQVPGTPPSSKAKSPIGSGSGSSGGSKSSSGGSSQKPGGGGSSGSTSSSSTSSSGSMSFSGGSQSQYGSGGGGGGGGGNGNEGNGGGAGQNNSNNPNAKGKSPSRNKKPSLTAVIDKLKSVGSGGVGEDGCEVGTPVGGPGLTSTPCGPGNVQSGPPNVGSSKHSSSSQSGDYKREKSDKDGKAKVMVTGGGSGDKKMMDPKTSGSGGTTLAKIIISKPDGGSPSIKAKVTLQKPGEGTGESIRQQISGLKASPLFSGSTPKHDRSSPSHSRSPGYTPLNQDSESESGSSSVAEKSHQNSPSSDDDQTVRPLPPQDYMSSIPLSSGEKHKKHKKEKKKLKDKERERDRDRERDRDKEKKKSSMSMGSSSHSTKADSWSRSPISASDSSLSMLGSDRPSRSSPMYMRNEDDDLMDSALTGDF, translated from the exons ATGGCGGCTGGGCCTGGTGTTTCTATGCAGAGCGGCAGTCCTGCCAGAGAACTTTCTATTTCGGTTCAGCAAGGATCAAGTCAGACTTTCGGAGAacgaataaaaacagaagatgtgACAG cagagaAGCAGAGTCGCATGGCTGCTCTGCTGGAGAGGCTTCATGCTAAACACAATGCTTCGCGGCCATGGGAGGGCACCATCAATGTTGTGCGTCAGGCGATG GAGAAACGCAGTGTGATGAATGAAGCAGGTCATCAGCTCCTGCTCAACTGTTTGGAGACCCTGCAGAGAGCTCTGAAAG tctCATCTCTCCCCTCCATGACAGATCGTCTTGAGTCTATTGCTCGACAAAACAT GTTGGGCTCTCACCTcagcacaacaaaaacagagtgCTACATCACGTCAGATATGTTTTATGTGGAGGTGCAGCTGGACACTGGAGGCCAGCTAGTGGACGTCAAGGTTGCTCATCAGGGAGAAAACCCGACG AGTTGTTCTGAACTTATTCAACATCTAAG tgAGAAGAACTTTGAAGCCTTTTCTAAACATCTCAAGGGACTGGTTGATTTATACCGACTTCCTGGTGATAA TAAACTGAAAACGAAGATGTACATTGCACTGCAGTCTCTGGAGCTCGATCTCACCAAGATGATGACCATGTTTAG GTTGGCAACAAATGCGACTACAGTTGAAACTATTCTCCATGGGAGTGTTGGCTTGTTGACTTCCAGGAGTGGTGGAAACCTGGTGTCTCTCCAGTGCTACGTCTCCCCTTATGACATATTTGAGGTGGAAACTGGCTCAACAGATAACAATG TTCCACGTTCCCTAGGTGTCAGTGTCTCTGTGACAATCGAGGGAACTTCAGCTGTGTACAAGCTGCCAATCGCTCCACTCATCACCGGATCCCACCCTGTGGATAACAAAGG CACACCATCCTTTTCCACTGTGAGCAACTCCAACAGTGTGGATCTGCCAGCCTGTTTTTTCCTCAAGATGAACCGCCCCATGCCGTTCTCGCTCTCCTTTATTCAGAGGCTTGGCAATGCTACTT CAATCCCAGTGTTTGAGACGCCACCTCCCCTCTCACTTCTGTACCAGCTAATTGTCCAGAGTCAACTGCAGCTTCTAGAAGAGGGCAGTGCTACACCAGCCACCTTAAACAACATGCACTTTTATTCT ATCTTACCAGACCAGCATCACTGTTATTTTCTAAATGGTGATGCACCGGTGCAAGATGGCCACTCATTGCAAGGAGCAATGGTGTCCAAGATCCCCTTCCGCCACCCAGCGCAGGTTCCTCTCTTGCTGGATATCATTCGCCACCAGGCAGCATACAACACCTTGATTGGCAGCTGTGTCAAACGAACATCTGTCAAGGAAG ACAGTGCAGGTCTTCTGCAGTTTGAAGTCTGTCCTCTCACCGACTCAAGTTTCAGCGTCTCTTTCCAGCATCCAGTCAATGAATCTTTAGTCTGTG TTGTGATGGAAGTGATTGACTCCAGACAGGTCTCCTGCCATCTGTATAAAGGACCATCAGATGCTTTGATCTGCACTGATGAATTCATTACTAAGGTGGTCACAAG ATGCATGTCCATTCCTGTTACCATGCGGGCCATTCGGAGGAAAGCTGAGACCATCCAGGCCGACACTCCGGCTCTCTCATTAATAGCGCAGACAGTGGAAACCATGGTGAAGAATAACCCTCCTCCCTCTGGTAGTCCTCCATATAAAATGGTGGGAGGAGACGGGACTAACCCAATGGGACTACCTGGGCTTACTGGTGGCAATACACCTACTGGTGGAGGACCACCTGGAGGACCTAATTTTGCAGGTCCAATCACTAGTCTCTTTGGAATGCCCCGTGCAGAAAGGCAAGCTCAAGGAGAGTGCCTTACTCCAGGGGGGGTGACCGGCCAACAGCCGCTGCCGCAACAACAGCAAGTCCATTCAGACGACTACAGCAAAGTCACACAGAATCCCATCCTGACCAGTTTGTTGCAGATAACTGGAAATGTTGGTTCCAGTCCCAGCTCCCAGAATGCTCCACAACCGCATCAAACTCCGCCACCAACCTCATCCCCTGCCAGCAACACAAAGAGTCACCCTATGCTGATGAACCTTTTAAAGGACAACCCCACGCAAGATTTTGCCGCGCTGTACAGCTCGAGTCCCTTAGAGCGGCAGAACTCATCGTCTGGCTCTCCACGAACAGACAGCATGGGTGGCGCCTGTCCCAGTGGGAACACCAAGGGGAAGAAGAAGCGTCCTCGGGGTCCTGAAAAGGGTGGAGTGTTGCCAGGAGTGGGTGCAGGTGGTGGCCTAGGCATGAAACCGCAACCAGGGTCCTCAATGCCGCAGCACCTCCAGCACCACTCCGTTTCTCATGAAGATGATTTCCACCGCAAGCTTCTCTCGATGGATGTTGATGCTTCTCAGAATTCAATATTTGACGTGAACCTTGCAGGCGACAGCCTGGATGCACACCACAGCATAACACCAACACTTAGCCAGTGCGGAACGCCGCCACCCGGCTCTGGCATGGCTTACTCACAGCCTCATGTCCAGACTCAGCAGCAGCAACCTGGTTCTGTACCGCCTCGCATTGTCCGCCTTCCCAGTTCTGACAGCATTGGGCCTGATATCACAGAAATCCTACAGGAGTTACCAGAGCAAACAGGAAAAGGTAGCGGTGGCAGCCATGGGCAACCGGAGGATGGAGGTCCTTTGGGAACTCCCATCCGTGACTCCTCCAGCTCTGGCCAGGGTAGCGCAGTGTTCGACTCAGCGGACATTTTCAATACCAACAGCAATGAAAACCCGTTTACAGATGCAGCCGACCTGATTGCAGAAGCGGCTGCAACAGCTGCTACTCCCAACAGTGACTCCTCCTCCACTAACTTCTTTCCTGATGCATCCGACTTCAACCCTGACTTGTTGACCTCAGGACATGGCTTTTCCCAAAGCTACTTTGATGACAGCTCCCCTAGTGCTGATGGAGATATGGACTTGGTCAAGGGATTTGGGGGAGGTAGCCAGCAGAACACTCCTTCGGGAACTCCACAGAACCCTCAACATGGACAGAGCACTCCAGAGCCCTCACTCAAGGATCCATTTGATATGGGGATAGTCTTTGGAGGTAACAGCGGTGGTGGTAAACCACTTCTGGGGCAAGCTCCTGACTTAATAGACACACACAGTGGAGGATCTCAGAGCCCCCTGATGATGGGACTTGGTGGTGCGTGTTCGGATTTTAAAACTACAGAACCAAAAGTCAAACCGGGACTCATACGGCCAAAGGATGAGAATGGGGGAAATGGAGGTAGCGGTTCTGGAATGGGAAGCAGCTCAGCTGAGGGAAAACAGATCAAGCGCAGCAGGACGCCATCCAGTGAAGGAAAGTCTAAAGATAAGCCCCCCAAACGCAAAAAGCTTGATCCTGATGGAAAATCTCCTTCTCACAGCTCAGGGGGGCGACCTTACACGCCCCCTAGTGGTGGTTCAGGCTCTGGAGGAAGCATAAGCGGCGGAGGCTCCAAGTCTCCCGGTAGTTCTGGGCGCTCGCAAACTCCCCCAGGAGGTGCCACGCCCCCAATCCCCAAAATCACCATTCAGATCCCAAAGGGTACCATAACTGGGGGGAAAACGTCCTCCCATAGCGGATACACCTCCAGCAGCTCAGCAACTAGCAGCACAGGAGGTGTAGGGGGGACAAGCAGTAGCAGCAAAAGCCACCATTcacactcctcttcctctgggaAGATCAAGTCCAAAGAAGGGTCTATGGCGCAAAGCAGCAGCTCCAAGCCAGGGGGTtcaggaggtggaggggggCAGTCGCAAATGAAGGGATCCTCTCAAGGTATGGGTGTTGGCAAACCAGGATCGTCCCCAATCACTAAACACGGTCTGTCTGGGCCTGGGGGTACTGGAGGTGGAATGGGAAGTGGCAGTAAAATTAAGCCTCAGGGAGGTAAACCTCCAGGTTCACTTATGAATCCCAACATAAAGCCTAACATTTCGCCTTCCCATTCCCGCTCCAGTAGCTCTGGGGATAAACTCTCCTCTCCAATGAAAATGCAGCAATCCCAAGTTCCAGGAACTCCTCCATCTTCCAAAGCTAAGTCTCCGATTGGATCAGGAAGTGGCAGCTCAGGAGGATCTAAGTCTTCTTCTGGTGGAAGTTCCCAAAAACCAGGTGGTGGAGGTTCTTCTGGTTCTACATCTTCCTCTTCTACCTCTTCATCTGGTTCCATGAGCTTCTCTGGTGGATCTCAGTCGCAGTACGGCAGCggtggagggggaggaggaggtggaggaaatgGAAATGAAGGAAATGGTGGAGGTGCGGgtcaaaacaattcaaataacCCCAACGCTAAAGGGAAGTCTCCCAGTAGAAACAAGAAGCCTTCTCTAACAGCAGTCATAGATAAACTGAAGAGTGTGGGCAGCGGAGGAGTTGGGGAGGACGGCTGTGAGGTGGGGACTCCAGTGGGAGGTCCTGGATTGACATCTACTCCTTGTGGGCCTGGAAATGTTCAGAGCGGTCCTCCGAACGTAGGTTCTTCTAAGCATTCCTCATCATCTCAAAGCGGAGATTATAAGCGAGAAAAGTCTGACAAAGACGGAAAAGCAAAAGTGATGGTGACAGGTGGTGGCAGTGGAGATAAAAAGATGATGGACCCAAAAACTAGTGGGTCCGGTGGAACCACCCTGGCCAAAATTATCATTAGCAAACCAGATGGTGGCTCACCAAGCATCAAGGCCAAAGTGACTCTTCAAAAACCCGGGGAAGGTACTGGAGAGTCGATACGTCAACAAATCTCCGGGCTTAAAGCATCCCCTCTCTTCAGTGGCTCCACTCCGAAGCATGACCGATCGTCACCAAGCCACAGCCGCTCTCCAGGGTACACCCCTCTAAACCAGGACAGCGAGAGCGAATCGGGCAGCAGCTCAGTGGCTGAGAAGTCCCACCAGAACAGCCCCAGCTCAGATGACGACCAAACGGTGAGGCCCCTTCCACCCCAGGACTACATGAGCTCCATCCCCCTCAGCTCAGGGGAGAaacacaagaagcacaagaaagagaagaagaaactaaaGGATAAGGAGCGCGAGAGAGACAGGGACCGGGAAAGGGACAGggacaaggagaaaaaaaagtcctccaTGTCCATGGGATCGTCTTCACATTCAACAAAAGCAGACAGTTGGTCGCGGTCTCCCATTTCAGCATCAGATTCATCACTCTCCATGCTTGGTTCGGATCGTCCATCACGGTCCAGCCCCATGTATATGAGAAACGAAGACGATGACCTTATGGACTCAGCACTCACAGGAGACTTTTAA
- the med1 gene encoding mediator of RNA polymerase II transcription subunit 1 isoform X1, which translates to MAAGPGVSMQSGSPARELSISVQQGSSQTFGERIKTEDVTEAEKQSRMAALLERLHAKHNASRPWEGTINVVRQAMEKRSVMNEAGHQLLLNCLETLQRALKVSSLPSMTDRLESIARQNMLGSHLSTTKTECYITSDMFYVEVQLDTGGQLVDVKVAHQGENPTSCSELIQHLSEKNFEAFSKHLKGLVDLYRLPGDNKLKTKMYIALQSLELDLTKMMTMFRLATNATTVETILHGSVGLLTSRSGGNLVSLQCYVSPYDIFEVETGSTDNNVPRSLGVSVSVTIEGTSAVYKLPIAPLITGSHPVDNKGTPSFSTVSNSNSVDLPACFFLKMNRPMPFSLSFIQRLGNATSIPVFETPPPLSLLYQLIVQSQLQLLEEGSATPATLNNMHFYSILPDQHHCYFLNGDAPVQDGHSLQGAMVSKIPFRHPAQVPLLLDIIRHQAAYNTLIGSCVKRTSVKEDSAGLLQFEVCPLTDSSFSVSFQHPVNESLVCVVMEVIDSRQVSCHLYKGPSDALICTDEFITKVVTRCMSIPVTMRAIRRKAETIQADTPALSLIAQTVETMVKNNPPPSGSPPYKMVGGDGTNPMGLPGLTGGNTPTGGGPPGGPNFAGPITSLFGMPRAERQAQGECLTPGGVTGQQPLPQQQQVHSDDYSKVTQNPILTSLLQITGNVGSSPSSQNAPQPHQTPPPTSSPASNTKSHPMLMNLLKDNPTQDFAALYSSSPLERQNSSSGSPRTDSMGGACPSGNTKGKKKRPRGPEKGGVLPGVGAGGGLGMKPQPGSSMPQHLQHHSVSHEDDFHRKLLSMDVDASQNSIFDVNLAGDSLDAHHSITPTLSQCGTPPPGSGMAYSQPHVQTQQQQPGSVPPRIVRLPSSDSIGPDITEILQELPEQTGKGSGGSHGQPEDGGPLGTPIRDSSSSGQGSAVFDSADIFNTNSNENPFTDAADLIAEAAATAATPNSDSSSTNFFPDASDFNPDLLTSGHGFSQSYFDDSSPSADGDMDLVKGFGGGSQQNTPSGTPQNPQHGQSTPEPSLKDPFDMGIVFGGNSGGGKPLLGQAPDLIDTHSGGSQSPLMMGLGGACSDFKTTEPKVKPGLIRPKDENGGNGGSGSGMGSSSAEGKQIKRSRTPSSEGKSKDKPPKRKKLDPDGKSPSHSSGGRPYTPPSGGSGSGGSISGGGSKSPGSSGRSQTPPGGATPPIPKITIQIPKGTITGGKTSSHSGYTSSSSATSSTGGVGGTSSSSKSHHSHSSSSGKIKSKEGSMAQSSSSKPGGSGGGGGQSQMKGSSQGMGVGKPGSSPITKHGLSGPGGTGGGMGSGSKIKPQGGKPPGSLMNPNIKPNISPSHSRSSSSGDKLSSPMKMQQSQVPGTPPSSKAKSPIGSGSGSSGGSKSSSGGSSQKPGGGGSSGSTSSSSTSSSGSMSFSGGSQSQYGSGGGGGGGGGNGNEGNGGGAGQNNSNNPNAKGKSPSRNKKPSLTAVIDKLKSVGSGGVGEDGCEVGTPVGGPGLTSTPCGPGNVQSGPPNVGSSKHSSSSQSGDYKREKSDKDGKAKVMVTGGGSGDKKMMDPKTSGSGGTTLAKIIISKPDGGSPSIKAKVTLQKPGEGTGESIRQQISGLKASPLFSGSTPKHDRSSPSHSRSPGYTPLNQDSESESGSSSVAEKSHQNSPSSDDDQTVRPLPPQDYMSSIPLSSGEKHKKHKKEKKKLKDKERERDRDRERDRDKEKKKSSMSMGSSSHSTKADSWSRSPISASDSSLSMLGSDRPSRSSPMYMRNEDDDLMDSALTGDF; encoded by the exons ATGGCGGCTGGGCCTGGTGTTTCTATGCAGAGCGGCAGTCCTGCCAGAGAACTTTCTATTTCGGTTCAGCAAGGATCAAGTCAGACTTTCGGAGAacgaataaaaacagaagatgtgACAG aagcagagaAGCAGAGTCGCATGGCTGCTCTGCTGGAGAGGCTTCATGCTAAACACAATGCTTCGCGGCCATGGGAGGGCACCATCAATGTTGTGCGTCAGGCGATG GAGAAACGCAGTGTGATGAATGAAGCAGGTCATCAGCTCCTGCTCAACTGTTTGGAGACCCTGCAGAGAGCTCTGAAAG tctCATCTCTCCCCTCCATGACAGATCGTCTTGAGTCTATTGCTCGACAAAACAT GTTGGGCTCTCACCTcagcacaacaaaaacagagtgCTACATCACGTCAGATATGTTTTATGTGGAGGTGCAGCTGGACACTGGAGGCCAGCTAGTGGACGTCAAGGTTGCTCATCAGGGAGAAAACCCGACG AGTTGTTCTGAACTTATTCAACATCTAAG tgAGAAGAACTTTGAAGCCTTTTCTAAACATCTCAAGGGACTGGTTGATTTATACCGACTTCCTGGTGATAA TAAACTGAAAACGAAGATGTACATTGCACTGCAGTCTCTGGAGCTCGATCTCACCAAGATGATGACCATGTTTAG GTTGGCAACAAATGCGACTACAGTTGAAACTATTCTCCATGGGAGTGTTGGCTTGTTGACTTCCAGGAGTGGTGGAAACCTGGTGTCTCTCCAGTGCTACGTCTCCCCTTATGACATATTTGAGGTGGAAACTGGCTCAACAGATAACAATG TTCCACGTTCCCTAGGTGTCAGTGTCTCTGTGACAATCGAGGGAACTTCAGCTGTGTACAAGCTGCCAATCGCTCCACTCATCACCGGATCCCACCCTGTGGATAACAAAGG CACACCATCCTTTTCCACTGTGAGCAACTCCAACAGTGTGGATCTGCCAGCCTGTTTTTTCCTCAAGATGAACCGCCCCATGCCGTTCTCGCTCTCCTTTATTCAGAGGCTTGGCAATGCTACTT CAATCCCAGTGTTTGAGACGCCACCTCCCCTCTCACTTCTGTACCAGCTAATTGTCCAGAGTCAACTGCAGCTTCTAGAAGAGGGCAGTGCTACACCAGCCACCTTAAACAACATGCACTTTTATTCT ATCTTACCAGACCAGCATCACTGTTATTTTCTAAATGGTGATGCACCGGTGCAAGATGGCCACTCATTGCAAGGAGCAATGGTGTCCAAGATCCCCTTCCGCCACCCAGCGCAGGTTCCTCTCTTGCTGGATATCATTCGCCACCAGGCAGCATACAACACCTTGATTGGCAGCTGTGTCAAACGAACATCTGTCAAGGAAG ACAGTGCAGGTCTTCTGCAGTTTGAAGTCTGTCCTCTCACCGACTCAAGTTTCAGCGTCTCTTTCCAGCATCCAGTCAATGAATCTTTAGTCTGTG TTGTGATGGAAGTGATTGACTCCAGACAGGTCTCCTGCCATCTGTATAAAGGACCATCAGATGCTTTGATCTGCACTGATGAATTCATTACTAAGGTGGTCACAAG ATGCATGTCCATTCCTGTTACCATGCGGGCCATTCGGAGGAAAGCTGAGACCATCCAGGCCGACACTCCGGCTCTCTCATTAATAGCGCAGACAGTGGAAACCATGGTGAAGAATAACCCTCCTCCCTCTGGTAGTCCTCCATATAAAATGGTGGGAGGAGACGGGACTAACCCAATGGGACTACCTGGGCTTACTGGTGGCAATACACCTACTGGTGGAGGACCACCTGGAGGACCTAATTTTGCAGGTCCAATCACTAGTCTCTTTGGAATGCCCCGTGCAGAAAGGCAAGCTCAAGGAGAGTGCCTTACTCCAGGGGGGGTGACCGGCCAACAGCCGCTGCCGCAACAACAGCAAGTCCATTCAGACGACTACAGCAAAGTCACACAGAATCCCATCCTGACCAGTTTGTTGCAGATAACTGGAAATGTTGGTTCCAGTCCCAGCTCCCAGAATGCTCCACAACCGCATCAAACTCCGCCACCAACCTCATCCCCTGCCAGCAACACAAAGAGTCACCCTATGCTGATGAACCTTTTAAAGGACAACCCCACGCAAGATTTTGCCGCGCTGTACAGCTCGAGTCCCTTAGAGCGGCAGAACTCATCGTCTGGCTCTCCACGAACAGACAGCATGGGTGGCGCCTGTCCCAGTGGGAACACCAAGGGGAAGAAGAAGCGTCCTCGGGGTCCTGAAAAGGGTGGAGTGTTGCCAGGAGTGGGTGCAGGTGGTGGCCTAGGCATGAAACCGCAACCAGGGTCCTCAATGCCGCAGCACCTCCAGCACCACTCCGTTTCTCATGAAGATGATTTCCACCGCAAGCTTCTCTCGATGGATGTTGATGCTTCTCAGAATTCAATATTTGACGTGAACCTTGCAGGCGACAGCCTGGATGCACACCACAGCATAACACCAACACTTAGCCAGTGCGGAACGCCGCCACCCGGCTCTGGCATGGCTTACTCACAGCCTCATGTCCAGACTCAGCAGCAGCAACCTGGTTCTGTACCGCCTCGCATTGTCCGCCTTCCCAGTTCTGACAGCATTGGGCCTGATATCACAGAAATCCTACAGGAGTTACCAGAGCAAACAGGAAAAGGTAGCGGTGGCAGCCATGGGCAACCGGAGGATGGAGGTCCTTTGGGAACTCCCATCCGTGACTCCTCCAGCTCTGGCCAGGGTAGCGCAGTGTTCGACTCAGCGGACATTTTCAATACCAACAGCAATGAAAACCCGTTTACAGATGCAGCCGACCTGATTGCAGAAGCGGCTGCAACAGCTGCTACTCCCAACAGTGACTCCTCCTCCACTAACTTCTTTCCTGATGCATCCGACTTCAACCCTGACTTGTTGACCTCAGGACATGGCTTTTCCCAAAGCTACTTTGATGACAGCTCCCCTAGTGCTGATGGAGATATGGACTTGGTCAAGGGATTTGGGGGAGGTAGCCAGCAGAACACTCCTTCGGGAACTCCACAGAACCCTCAACATGGACAGAGCACTCCAGAGCCCTCACTCAAGGATCCATTTGATATGGGGATAGTCTTTGGAGGTAACAGCGGTGGTGGTAAACCACTTCTGGGGCAAGCTCCTGACTTAATAGACACACACAGTGGAGGATCTCAGAGCCCCCTGATGATGGGACTTGGTGGTGCGTGTTCGGATTTTAAAACTACAGAACCAAAAGTCAAACCGGGACTCATACGGCCAAAGGATGAGAATGGGGGAAATGGAGGTAGCGGTTCTGGAATGGGAAGCAGCTCAGCTGAGGGAAAACAGATCAAGCGCAGCAGGACGCCATCCAGTGAAGGAAAGTCTAAAGATAAGCCCCCCAAACGCAAAAAGCTTGATCCTGATGGAAAATCTCCTTCTCACAGCTCAGGGGGGCGACCTTACACGCCCCCTAGTGGTGGTTCAGGCTCTGGAGGAAGCATAAGCGGCGGAGGCTCCAAGTCTCCCGGTAGTTCTGGGCGCTCGCAAACTCCCCCAGGAGGTGCCACGCCCCCAATCCCCAAAATCACCATTCAGATCCCAAAGGGTACCATAACTGGGGGGAAAACGTCCTCCCATAGCGGATACACCTCCAGCAGCTCAGCAACTAGCAGCACAGGAGGTGTAGGGGGGACAAGCAGTAGCAGCAAAAGCCACCATTcacactcctcttcctctgggaAGATCAAGTCCAAAGAAGGGTCTATGGCGCAAAGCAGCAGCTCCAAGCCAGGGGGTtcaggaggtggaggggggCAGTCGCAAATGAAGGGATCCTCTCAAGGTATGGGTGTTGGCAAACCAGGATCGTCCCCAATCACTAAACACGGTCTGTCTGGGCCTGGGGGTACTGGAGGTGGAATGGGAAGTGGCAGTAAAATTAAGCCTCAGGGAGGTAAACCTCCAGGTTCACTTATGAATCCCAACATAAAGCCTAACATTTCGCCTTCCCATTCCCGCTCCAGTAGCTCTGGGGATAAACTCTCCTCTCCAATGAAAATGCAGCAATCCCAAGTTCCAGGAACTCCTCCATCTTCCAAAGCTAAGTCTCCGATTGGATCAGGAAGTGGCAGCTCAGGAGGATCTAAGTCTTCTTCTGGTGGAAGTTCCCAAAAACCAGGTGGTGGAGGTTCTTCTGGTTCTACATCTTCCTCTTCTACCTCTTCATCTGGTTCCATGAGCTTCTCTGGTGGATCTCAGTCGCAGTACGGCAGCggtggagggggaggaggaggtggaggaaatgGAAATGAAGGAAATGGTGGAGGTGCGGgtcaaaacaattcaaataacCCCAACGCTAAAGGGAAGTCTCCCAGTAGAAACAAGAAGCCTTCTCTAACAGCAGTCATAGATAAACTGAAGAGTGTGGGCAGCGGAGGAGTTGGGGAGGACGGCTGTGAGGTGGGGACTCCAGTGGGAGGTCCTGGATTGACATCTACTCCTTGTGGGCCTGGAAATGTTCAGAGCGGTCCTCCGAACGTAGGTTCTTCTAAGCATTCCTCATCATCTCAAAGCGGAGATTATAAGCGAGAAAAGTCTGACAAAGACGGAAAAGCAAAAGTGATGGTGACAGGTGGTGGCAGTGGAGATAAAAAGATGATGGACCCAAAAACTAGTGGGTCCGGTGGAACCACCCTGGCCAAAATTATCATTAGCAAACCAGATGGTGGCTCACCAAGCATCAAGGCCAAAGTGACTCTTCAAAAACCCGGGGAAGGTACTGGAGAGTCGATACGTCAACAAATCTCCGGGCTTAAAGCATCCCCTCTCTTCAGTGGCTCCACTCCGAAGCATGACCGATCGTCACCAAGCCACAGCCGCTCTCCAGGGTACACCCCTCTAAACCAGGACAGCGAGAGCGAATCGGGCAGCAGCTCAGTGGCTGAGAAGTCCCACCAGAACAGCCCCAGCTCAGATGACGACCAAACGGTGAGGCCCCTTCCACCCCAGGACTACATGAGCTCCATCCCCCTCAGCTCAGGGGAGAaacacaagaagcacaagaaagagaagaagaaactaaaGGATAAGGAGCGCGAGAGAGACAGGGACCGGGAAAGGGACAGggacaaggagaaaaaaaagtcctccaTGTCCATGGGATCGTCTTCACATTCAACAAAAGCAGACAGTTGGTCGCGGTCTCCCATTTCAGCATCAGATTCATCACTCTCCATGCTTGGTTCGGATCGTCCATCACGGTCCAGCCCCATGTATATGAGAAACGAAGACGATGACCTTATGGACTCAGCACTCACAGGAGACTTTTAA